The following are from one region of the Paenalkalicoccus suaedae genome:
- a CDS encoding helix-turn-helix transcriptional regulator, translating to MKPTNRRRLLMLLEVLHTHSDEDHTYTVRELASLIEETYDVVISTAALKQDLLELIGWEEAGIEECYEQNGLPKRYYKATRILDQYDVRILMDAISSATFLTQSRTENLLKQLSRLISVHHMEGLKAQVSKSSYKKSLNNGVRYHISTIYDALSNNKMVRFRYETYHHSTTRTLKRDGGWYKASPLGVYWHKERYYFIAIESNVTKHFRIDRMVNVEMTEECFKRDPHFSVEKYVENRINMFSGKKQSIELSFASEWIRIVIDQFGTQADIRKHGDGSYHLYAESVVGKGLVRWILSNGANIKVIHPVKLRDMVQSEINKMNLHYT from the coding sequence ATGAAACCCACTAATAGACGTAGATTATTAATGCTACTCGAAGTACTACACACGCATTCTGATGAAGATCATACTTATACAGTTCGTGAATTAGCTAGTTTAATAGAAGAAACCTACGATGTAGTAATATCAACTGCAGCATTAAAACAAGATTTACTAGAGCTAATAGGTTGGGAAGAAGCAGGTATTGAAGAGTGTTATGAACAAAACGGTTTGCCTAAGCGGTATTATAAAGCGACCAGAATTCTTGATCAATATGATGTGAGAATTCTAATGGATGCTATAAGTTCAGCCACGTTTTTAACACAAAGTCGAACAGAGAATTTACTAAAGCAACTCTCTCGTTTGATTAGTGTGCATCATATGGAGGGGCTTAAAGCTCAAGTGAGTAAGTCATCTTACAAAAAATCGTTGAACAATGGTGTGCGCTACCATATATCAACTATTTATGATGCGCTCAGTAACAATAAAATGGTTCGTTTTCGTTATGAAACGTATCATCACTCCACTACTCGAACATTAAAAAGGGATGGGGGCTGGTATAAAGCTTCTCCACTAGGTGTTTATTGGCATAAAGAGCGCTATTACTTTATAGCAATAGAGAGTAATGTAACAAAGCATTTTAGAATCGATCGGATGGTCAACGTTGAGATGACAGAGGAATGTTTCAAAAGAGATCCCCATTTTTCAGTAGAAAAATATGTGGAGAATCGAATTAATATGTTCAGTGGTAAAAAACAATCTATTGAGCTTTCATTTGCTTCCGAATGGATTCGTATCGTGATCGACCAGTTTGGTACACAGGCAGATATTCGAAAGCATGGCGATGGTAGCTATCATTTGTATGCGGAATCCGTGGTTGGGAAAGGACTTGTAAGATGGATATTATCGAATGGAGCTAATATTAAAGTTATTCATCCTGTCAAGCTACGCGATATGGTACAGAGTGAGATTAATAAGATGAATCTTCACTATACATAA
- a CDS encoding response regulator transcription factor codes for MGNKILIVEDDKDIRDLTAFYLAKKGYEVDLAEDGLVALNKVKESKPCLVLLDVLLPGMEGYEVCEKIREELDVPIIFLSCKRSSTDKIRGLHAGGDDYLTKPFDMAELEARIQAILRRHSLRTVEKEETTHHLQIRDIRVDLASFDVQVKGKSISLYAKELQLLLFLMKHPNQVFSAEQIYQQIWDVGLYGDIKTVSVHIRNLRKKIEDDPANPSYIKTLRGFGYKFVHAQ; via the coding sequence ATGGGTAATAAGATTTTGATTGTGGAGGATGACAAAGACATTCGAGATTTAACGGCTTTTTACTTGGCGAAAAAAGGATATGAAGTTGATCTCGCGGAGGATGGGTTAGTTGCTTTAAATAAAGTGAAGGAATCAAAGCCGTGTTTAGTGTTACTCGACGTCCTTCTACCAGGCATGGAGGGCTATGAGGTGTGTGAAAAGATAAGAGAAGAGTTAGATGTACCAATTATATTTTTAAGTTGCAAGCGTTCATCAACGGATAAGATTAGGGGATTGCATGCTGGTGGGGACGACTACTTAACAAAGCCATTTGATATGGCGGAGCTTGAAGCTCGAATACAAGCCATTTTAAGAAGGCACTCATTAAGAACTGTTGAAAAAGAGGAGACTACTCATCATCTGCAAATTCGAGATATTAGAGTAGACCTTGCAAGTTTTGATGTACAGGTTAAGGGCAAATCCATTTCCCTTTATGCAAAAGAATTACAGCTACTATTATTTTTAATGAAGCATCCTAATCAAGTCTTTAGTGCTGAACAAATTTATCAGCAAATATGGGATGTGGGTCTTTATGGAGATATTAAGACAGTTTCTGTACACATTAGAAATTTGCGAAAAAAGATTGAAGACGATCCTGCCAACCCTTCTTATATTAAAACATTGCGAGGGTTCGGATATAAATTTGTTCATGCACAATAG
- a CDS encoding squalene/phytoene synthase family protein, which translates to MSNEKKIQKEAMSMLKDTSRTFYIPITLLQPTLKKTVASAYLCMRAIDEIEDSEVLLPQTKNYLLRATSSLLNEEQFDATAYQELVAPHKDVLPEVTLRLNDWLSTCPDGIIHKVKEFTSTMATGMADWAEKEWVIRTKEDLDDYTYYVAGLVGVMLSDIWEWHDGTKTDRDLAIAYGRGLQTVNILRNVEEDKERGVSFIPDGWTISQTFDYAEANLALGDEYMKDISTKNILLFCRIPLALAKKTLKALRSGREKMSRAEVEQTVEEIKVDR; encoded by the coding sequence GTGAGTAACGAGAAGAAAATTCAAAAAGAAGCGATGAGTATGTTAAAGGACACGAGCAGAACCTTTTACATACCAATCACCCTTCTTCAGCCTACATTAAAGAAGACGGTGGCATCTGCCTATTTGTGCATGCGCGCAATTGATGAGATCGAAGACAGTGAGGTACTGCTACCACAAACAAAAAACTATCTTCTCCGAGCTACGAGCTCCCTTTTAAACGAAGAGCAATTTGATGCTACGGCTTATCAAGAGCTAGTAGCACCTCATAAGGACGTACTTCCTGAGGTAACACTTCGATTAAATGACTGGCTATCAACTTGCCCGGACGGAATCATCCACAAAGTCAAAGAGTTTACAAGCACGATGGCGACTGGAATGGCTGATTGGGCAGAGAAGGAATGGGTCATTCGAACAAAGGAAGACTTAGACGATTATACGTATTACGTGGCAGGTCTTGTTGGCGTTATGCTATCAGATATTTGGGAATGGCACGACGGGACTAAGACAGATCGTGATCTTGCAATTGCTTACGGACGCGGTCTTCAAACAGTTAATATTCTACGTAACGTTGAAGAAGATAAAGAACGTGGTGTTTCTTTCATCCCAGATGGCTGGACTATCAGCCAAACGTTTGATTATGCAGAAGCAAATCTTGCTCTAGGTGACGAATATATGAAGGATATTTCGACTAAAAATATCCTCTTGTTCTGTCGCATTCCTCTAGCTTTGGCTAAAAAAACACTGAAGGCGCTTCGAAGTGGACGTGAAAAAATGTCCCGTGCAGAGGTAGAGCAAACGGTAGAAGAAATTAAGGTGGACAGGTAA
- the sinI gene encoding DNA-binding anti-repressor SinI, whose amino-acid sequence MKQEWERLLSEARELGIPPEQVRDFLLNQALSQHIQLEQEYIS is encoded by the coding sequence ATGAAGCAGGAATGGGAGAGGTTATTGAGTGAGGCGCGGGAATTAGGAATACCACCCGAACAGGTAAGAGACTTTTTACTAAATCAAGCTTTATCACAACATATACAACTAGAGCAAGAATACATCTCTTAG
- a CDS encoding NlpC/P60 family protein: MKRWFIAAVAFVFAFVPFFENNEVHASSIADQVISAGNSQLGTPYRWGGTTTSGFDCSGFTRYAFGQAGISLPRTAAQQYQVGTPVSRSNLQRGDMVFFNTGSGISHVGIYVGGNQFIHSASSRGVSIASMSNTYWSPRYVGAKRVIQEEVQVAAASYEEVDVAINGSSLSTDQSAVLTNNGSTLVPMRAIFEELGANVDFNNASKTVRGTQGNTTISLTIGNSVAYTSTSSVQLNEPAQIVNGRTLVPLRVVAEAFGASVNWNAQTRSVSISH; this comes from the coding sequence ATGAAACGGTGGTTTATTGCAGCAGTCGCATTTGTTTTTGCTTTTGTACCATTTTTCGAGAATAATGAAGTACATGCTTCGTCAATCGCAGATCAAGTTATTAGTGCAGGTAACTCACAACTCGGAACACCATATCGCTGGGGTGGAACAACAACTAGCGGATTTGATTGCTCCGGATTTACACGTTACGCGTTTGGTCAAGCAGGTATTTCATTACCACGCACAGCAGCACAGCAGTATCAGGTAGGGACACCTGTATCACGCTCGAATCTCCAACGCGGAGATATGGTATTCTTTAACACAGGCAGCGGCATTTCACACGTAGGAATCTACGTTGGTGGTAATCAATTCATTCATTCAGCATCATCTCGCGGCGTTTCAATCGCAAGCATGAGTAATACATACTGGTCTCCACGTTACGTTGGTGCTAAGCGTGTTATTCAAGAGGAAGTTCAAGTAGCAGCAGCTTCTTACGAAGAAGTAGACGTAGCTATTAATGGATCGTCATTAAGCACTGATCAGAGTGCAGTTTTGACAAATAACGGTAGCACGTTAGTGCCAATGAGAGCCATCTTTGAAGAATTAGGTGCAAATGTCGACTTCAACAATGCTTCTAAAACAGTTAGAGGAACTCAAGGCAATACGACAATTAGTCTAACTATCGGAAACAGCGTTGCATACACATCAACATCATCTGTACAACTTAATGAGCCAGCTCAAATCGTTAACGGGCGTACACTTGTGCCACTACGTGTTGTAGCGGAAGCATTTGGCGCATCAGTTAACTGGAATGCTCAAACTCGTTCTGTATCTATCAGCCACTAA
- a CDS encoding TIGR03643 family protein has product MATKLTAEEIDRIVEMAWEDRTPFEAIEIQYGLKEKDVIKLMRKEMKASSFNMWRKRMNNRQTKHLSKFPKEEARFRSPNQKPLSY; this is encoded by the coding sequence ATGGCAACTAAACTTACAGCAGAAGAGATTGATCGTATTGTCGAAATGGCATGGGAGGACCGTACTCCGTTTGAAGCAATTGAGATTCAATACGGACTCAAAGAGAAGGATGTTATTAAATTAATGAGGAAAGAAATGAAGGCATCCTCCTTTAACATGTGGAGAAAACGAATGAACAACCGACAAACAAAGCATCTATCCAAGTTTCCTAAAGAAGAAGCACGGTTTCGATCACCAAATCAAAAGCCGCTCTCGTATTAA
- a CDS encoding methyl-accepting chemotaxis protein, whose amino-acid sequence MSIHKKFTFIVALLLVSALLIISISFAITYNSDQLEASQENRFDSFLLADELRQSSDDLTRFARTYAATGDELYVTMYNEILAIRNGDQERPLDYQQIYWDFYASNREAPRGDTQAISLRDLMLQQGFTEEEFALLAESEENSNELVATEVLAMEAVATNIAPADAEPGESAQAFAIRILHDPTYHSQKAEIMQPINQFLTTLDTRTAQEVAFYQDRQVLLDTVKYVILGFLVVAMITNYFLMRSITRPLLKLEGGIKDLGNYQLTTSSNDAFTNLRNRKDEIGSIASSLSQLRSNFVRLINKIQVNISDTTHAADQLSVISSETEDASHQVAETITEVAEGANQQAYHTTTLFENVHDVTIKTSDAKALAEKSLHLAEQTTESASHGQRSIKEAREELCTVIQSMNKMNDSMQQLSERSDSIGQFVASITSIADQTNLLALNASIEAARAGEHGKGFSVVANEVRKLAEESNYAAKQITSLIDEMQHDTKSTSLAMDSRVKEVTQQLTLIETGEKVLTQVVTDAKRNEQASNETVLLLNQLESLSNEARASIQEISAIIEQSAAATEEVSASAQQQAASASTVKHHASDIEEMAKQLSASIHVFKV is encoded by the coding sequence ATGTCTATCCATAAAAAATTTACTTTCATCGTTGCACTGTTACTTGTAAGCGCTCTATTAATCATTTCTATTTCTTTTGCCATTACGTACAACTCAGATCAACTAGAAGCCTCTCAAGAAAATCGATTCGACTCATTTCTATTAGCCGATGAGCTAAGACAAAGCTCGGACGATTTAACCCGATTCGCTAGAACATATGCCGCAACTGGAGATGAGTTGTACGTTACCATGTACAACGAAATACTCGCTATTCGGAACGGCGATCAAGAAAGACCCCTTGATTATCAACAAATTTATTGGGATTTTTACGCGAGTAATCGAGAAGCTCCACGAGGTGATACGCAAGCCATTTCATTACGTGACTTAATGTTACAACAAGGCTTTACAGAGGAAGAGTTTGCGCTATTAGCTGAATCAGAAGAAAATTCAAATGAGCTAGTAGCTACTGAAGTTCTTGCCATGGAGGCCGTTGCAACAAATATTGCTCCAGCTGACGCTGAACCAGGAGAAAGCGCACAGGCTTTTGCTATACGAATTCTTCATGACCCTACATACCATAGTCAAAAGGCAGAAATCATGCAACCAATCAACCAGTTTCTAACAACCCTTGATACACGAACGGCGCAAGAAGTCGCTTTTTATCAAGATAGACAGGTCCTACTCGATACAGTTAAGTACGTTATCTTAGGATTTTTAGTAGTAGCTATGATTACTAATTACTTTTTAATGAGAAGCATTACGCGCCCTCTGTTAAAGCTTGAAGGTGGAATAAAAGACCTAGGGAATTACCAATTAACTACTTCATCCAATGACGCGTTTACGAACCTGCGCAATCGTAAAGATGAAATTGGTTCAATTGCTAGTTCGTTATCTCAATTAAGAAGTAACTTTGTAAGACTGATCAATAAAATCCAAGTAAATATATCAGATACGACTCATGCAGCGGATCAACTATCTGTTATTTCAAGCGAGACAGAGGATGCCTCTCACCAAGTCGCCGAAACCATTACAGAAGTAGCAGAAGGAGCAAATCAACAAGCCTATCACACAACTACTCTCTTTGAAAACGTACATGATGTGACTATTAAAACCTCTGATGCAAAAGCTTTAGCAGAAAAATCCTTACATCTAGCCGAGCAAACAACAGAGAGTGCCTCGCATGGCCAACGTTCCATCAAAGAAGCACGCGAGGAGTTATGCACTGTTATTCAGAGCATGAATAAGATGAACGACTCCATGCAACAACTCTCTGAGCGATCAGATAGCATTGGACAATTCGTAGCATCTATCACGTCAATTGCAGATCAAACAAATTTACTTGCCCTTAATGCATCGATAGAAGCAGCCCGCGCAGGAGAACACGGCAAAGGCTTCTCCGTTGTAGCAAATGAGGTGAGAAAACTTGCTGAAGAATCCAATTATGCAGCAAAGCAAATTACTAGTTTGATAGATGAGATGCAGCACGATACTAAGTCCACCTCACTCGCAATGGATTCTCGCGTAAAAGAAGTTACACAGCAGCTTACTTTAATTGAGACTGGGGAAAAAGTGTTAACACAAGTCGTGACCGATGCAAAACGGAATGAACAGGCTTCTAACGAGACAGTGTTGCTTCTAAATCAATTAGAATCACTTTCAAATGAAGCCAGAGCATCTATTCAAGAAATTTCTGCAATTATTGAACAATCTGCCGCTGCTACCGAAGAAGTGTCAGCTTCAGCACAACAACAGGCCGCCTCAGCAAGTACGGTTAAACATCATGCTTCTGACATCGAGGAGATGGCTAAACAACTTTCCGCGAGTATACACGTTTTTAAAGTGTAA
- a CDS encoding glycosyl transferase, which produces MEVRKESRHICIIASADYLLKIVSFYESLMKHSPTMTVWICCIDDKAYQALKKIALKNAIYFMVDDLKDEELLATRKSRSISEFCWTLKAPLMLYILESFDVDEILYCDGDMAFFSDAEQIFSEWNNASVYLTPQRDLDWVEAKYGKYQAGLIGFKDDEEGKKALRWWRKECIAFCQKEPQDGKFGDQKYLDEFPTRFSNIRISSHLGINAAPWNCVYNNHYPIKESGQDVYIKNDRLVSFHFACMSIYNEREFDLWMLNKIDIPAVIKSTIYTPYFFQIQDVISLIEKKGVNAQDYYSQGAVTEAKTYYKFTPFRRSIDQHHSFYCFATIVSKEYLSRSVALYESIKKHTTSFQLFVCAMDEESHAAWKKLAGDHITLIHDTEVGAKLLPDQTMQERCWSMKPALCTYILDKFGEVDHIVYCDADLYFHKHPKIVFEEWSTYSIFMCRQRSTRDVENKYGIYQAGMLGFKNESNSRTMLAWWKARCEEWCYNDFSDHRKWGDQKYLTTIPNTFSNIKLIEHKGVNAAPWNIVMNTELFPTWMDGDGTVKMDGVEVICYHYGSVRFCDKNSADIWTLEELDFPDAVKEGLYKPYLRHVAEIRDRLEKTQQVKPYELKVCHDKPKNLYTFK; this is translated from the coding sequence ATGGAAGTGAGGAAAGAGAGTCGCCATATTTGTATTATTGCAAGTGCAGACTATCTTTTAAAAATAGTGTCGTTTTATGAATCGTTGATGAAGCACTCGCCGACCATGACGGTTTGGATTTGCTGTATTGATGATAAGGCGTATCAAGCACTGAAAAAAATTGCTCTTAAAAATGCGATTTATTTTATGGTGGACGATTTGAAGGATGAAGAGCTTCTAGCTACTCGTAAGTCGAGAAGTATTAGTGAGTTCTGCTGGACGCTTAAAGCACCTCTAATGCTGTATATCTTAGAAAGCTTTGATGTGGACGAAATTCTTTACTGCGATGGCGATATGGCGTTCTTTAGTGATGCTGAGCAAATTTTTAGTGAATGGAATAACGCATCTGTATATTTAACTCCACAACGAGATTTAGATTGGGTAGAAGCAAAGTACGGAAAGTATCAAGCGGGACTTATTGGTTTTAAAGACGATGAGGAAGGTAAAAAGGCCTTACGATGGTGGAGGAAGGAATGTATTGCTTTTTGTCAAAAGGAACCACAGGACGGGAAGTTTGGTGACCAAAAATATTTAGATGAATTTCCGACGAGGTTTTCGAACATTCGAATCTCCTCTCACTTAGGTATTAATGCTGCACCATGGAACTGCGTCTATAATAATCATTATCCTATTAAAGAAAGCGGGCAAGACGTTTATATAAAAAATGATCGTCTTGTATCCTTTCATTTTGCCTGTATGTCGATTTATAACGAGAGAGAGTTTGATCTTTGGATGCTAAATAAAATTGACATTCCTGCTGTGATCAAAAGTACGATCTACACGCCTTACTTCTTTCAAATTCAAGACGTTATTTCCCTGATAGAAAAAAAGGGGGTCAACGCTCAGGACTACTATAGTCAGGGCGCTGTTACAGAAGCGAAAACTTACTATAAGTTTACGCCTTTTAGACGAAGCATTGATCAACACCATAGCTTTTACTGCTTTGCTACTATAGTTAGTAAAGAATACTTGAGTCGCTCCGTAGCTCTATATGAGTCGATAAAAAAACACACGACAAGCTTTCAATTATTCGTTTGTGCGATGGACGAAGAATCACATGCAGCGTGGAAAAAGCTTGCGGGGGATCATATTACGCTCATTCACGATACCGAGGTCGGAGCAAAGCTTTTACCTGATCAAACAATGCAGGAGCGCTGCTGGTCGATGAAACCAGCTTTGTGTACGTACATTTTGGATAAATTTGGTGAAGTTGACCATATAGTCTATTGTGATGCCGACCTCTACTTCCATAAGCATCCTAAAATAGTCTTTGAAGAGTGGTCGACATATTCTATCTTTATGTGTCGCCAACGTAGCACGCGTGATGTAGAAAATAAATACGGTATTTATCAAGCAGGTATGCTTGGATTTAAGAATGAATCAAATAGTAGAACAATGCTCGCCTGGTGGAAGGCACGCTGTGAAGAATGGTGCTATAACGACTTTAGTGATCATCGTAAGTGGGGAGATCAAAAGTATCTTACAACAATTCCGAACACGTTCTCGAATATAAAATTGATTGAGCATAAAGGTGTAAACGCAGCCCCATGGAATATTGTCATGAATACAGAGTTATTTCCTACATGGATGGATGGCGATGGGACTGTAAAAATGGATGGGGTTGAAGTCATTTGTTATCACTATGGTAGCGTCCGCTTTTGTGATAAAAACTCTGCAGATATATGGACGTTAGAAGAACTTGATTTCCCAGATGCTGTTAAGGAGGGTTTGTATAAGCCTTATTTAAGGCATGTGGCTGAAATAAGAGATCGTTTAGAAAAGACGCAACAAGTAAAGCCTTATGAGTTAAAAGTGTGTCATGACAAGCCAAAGAATTTATACACATTTAAGTAA
- a CDS encoding ATP-binding protein, whose product MGRKSILLLCIGLFMLSFISYPSKASNSVISEFQPLIEVNPYMSLFTDESGEMSLEDILQVEISEQFDYTGDAIPSYGYTNNTSYWVSFSINPIEFDDRSLLQLDNPTMDRVWLYKPLEDGSYQEIVSGDLLPYETRPINNRVFVFHLDLSGDEIKTYYMKLQSEGAMQIPLRLMAEERFITYSQLDYLILGLLAGLTAVMGLYNLFLYFSLRHKSYLYYVVFIAVNLMTFMAFSGLAYQFFWPELTWWNNRSIVFFIAATNLFAVIFANSFLEIPQRLPRANKFYYITVASNLVIIAILLFSYPLALNLVLIGTIMTLSFNITVAYISKNNGFVPARFFLLAWYVFIIGVLISIFTDLGFIPFTFITKYAWQITSIVELLLLSFALADKINSMRKEKEELEFDRQKNQLERLKTLERVDRLKDDFLTVTSHELRTPLAGIIGIAESLYDGAAGETSPLMRKNLSMIIVSGRRLSQLVNDITDFSKMKNNEIELFRSKVDLVELTSLVVAISETLIGDKEITIINKLSPSLPLVFADENRTQQILYNLLHNAIKYTESGTITLTSSEKEGCVYIHIEDTGQGISKDDLTRIFLPYETGSMETNGLGIGLSVTKRLLSMQQGKLEVESTLEVGTTFTFALPVYKTQSQVSQAVPVSKKELPIVSDYFLMQDEGRKSDRGRKILIADDEPINIQVLRNYLTLEGYEVIAVNNGIEVLEVLHERKDIDLVILDVMMPKLSGLRVCHEIRKSYSITELPIILLTAKNHSEDRIDAFEIGANDYIVKPFDRRELLARTATHLSLKESVKELTIKANELTEVNDRLEEKVFERTVEIQEINQQLRKKNKELMEIESSRMQLLSNISHELGTPITFLQGYLQMVREGIIDYNDHHYLELVQQKIKLLDRLIYDLFDLVKFESGRMSMDIELVNVEEWIESIQLVIEGETEHTSCDFYFLGNKGDIPAKEAELSIDMERMNQVIVNLVSNAIKHTDERGLLTFSITVNESGEELGFNGELILEIRDNGAGIEADKLPYIFERFFKSSSVNSSGGTGLGLAITKQIVDYHKGSIWVESELGVGTVFYIRLPLYISTLAQPISEEGTYG is encoded by the coding sequence ATGGGGCGAAAGAGTATTTTGTTACTTTGTATAGGCCTGTTCATGTTAAGCTTTATCTCTTATCCTTCCAAAGCGAGTAACTCTGTTATTTCAGAATTTCAACCGCTGATTGAAGTGAACCCTTATATGAGCTTGTTTACAGATGAGTCAGGCGAGATGTCTTTAGAAGATATTTTACAGGTTGAAATTTCAGAACAATTTGACTATACAGGAGACGCGATACCTAGCTATGGCTATACAAATAATACGAGCTATTGGGTGTCGTTTTCTATCAATCCGATCGAGTTTGATGATCGTTCCCTTTTACAATTAGATAACCCAACGATGGACCGAGTTTGGTTGTACAAGCCATTGGAGGACGGGTCCTATCAAGAGATTGTATCAGGTGATCTATTACCTTATGAAACGAGACCGATAAATAATCGCGTTTTTGTATTTCATCTTGATTTGTCAGGCGATGAGATAAAAACCTACTATATGAAGCTACAATCTGAAGGAGCGATGCAGATCCCTCTAAGATTAATGGCAGAGGAACGCTTTATTACATATTCTCAGCTAGATTATTTAATTCTTGGGTTACTAGCTGGGTTAACAGCTGTAATGGGGCTATACAATCTCTTCCTATATTTTTCTCTGCGTCATAAAAGCTATCTATACTATGTTGTTTTTATTGCAGTGAATTTAATGACATTCATGGCCTTCTCTGGTCTTGCTTATCAATTCTTTTGGCCTGAACTTACCTGGTGGAACAACCGATCCATTGTCTTTTTTATCGCTGCAACAAATCTATTCGCCGTAATATTTGCTAATAGCTTCTTAGAAATACCGCAAAGACTTCCTCGAGCAAATAAGTTTTATTACATTACTGTAGCTTCTAATCTTGTGATTATAGCTATTCTTTTATTCTCTTACCCACTAGCATTAAATCTTGTATTGATCGGTACGATTATGACACTCAGTTTTAATATTACAGTAGCCTACATATCAAAGAATAATGGCTTCGTCCCTGCCAGGTTCTTTTTACTGGCGTGGTATGTGTTTATTATAGGTGTCTTAATTTCTATTTTTACAGATTTAGGATTTATTCCATTTACCTTTATTACTAAATATGCATGGCAAATAACGAGTATTGTGGAGCTCTTGCTTTTATCATTTGCCTTAGCAGACAAAATTAACAGCATGCGTAAAGAAAAGGAAGAGCTTGAATTTGATCGTCAAAAGAACCAGCTTGAGAGACTAAAAACGCTGGAGCGAGTAGATCGACTCAAGGACGATTTTTTAACAGTTACCTCACATGAGCTCCGCACGCCTTTAGCAGGTATCATCGGTATAGCGGAGTCCCTTTATGATGGGGCTGCTGGAGAGACATCTCCTCTAATGAGAAAAAACTTATCGATGATCATTGTAAGTGGTCGACGACTATCGCAGCTGGTAAATGATATTACCGATTTTTCTAAAATGAAAAATAATGAGATTGAGCTGTTTAGAAGTAAAGTTGATTTGGTGGAGTTAACTAGTTTAGTAGTTGCTATCTCAGAGACACTTATTGGTGACAAGGAGATTACGATTATTAATAAGCTTTCTCCATCATTGCCACTGGTGTTTGCAGATGAAAATAGAACGCAGCAAATCCTCTATAATTTGCTACATAATGCGATCAAATACACAGAAAGTGGCACAATTACACTTACTAGTTCCGAAAAAGAAGGATGCGTGTATATTCATATTGAAGATACAGGTCAAGGAATTAGTAAAGATGACTTAACACGTATCTTTCTTCCTTACGAAACAGGGTCTATGGAAACCAATGGACTTGGGATTGGATTAAGTGTGACGAAGCGTTTATTGTCTATGCAACAAGGAAAGTTAGAGGTCGAATCTACTCTTGAAGTAGGCACGACATTCACATTTGCCTTACCAGTTTACAAAACTCAATCCCAAGTAAGTCAAGCTGTGCCAGTAAGTAAAAAGGAATTACCAATCGTATCTGACTATTTTCTTATGCAAGACGAGGGAAGGAAGAGCGATAGGGGTAGAAAGATTTTGATAGCAGATGATGAGCCGATAAACATTCAAGTGTTGAGAAATTATTTAACCTTGGAAGGGTATGAGGTGATAGCTGTTAATAATGGGATAGAAGTGCTTGAAGTACTACATGAAAGAAAGGACATTGATCTTGTCATATTAGATGTCATGATGCCGAAGCTGTCTGGGCTTAGAGTATGTCATGAAATTCGCAAATCGTATTCTATTACGGAATTGCCGATAATTTTACTGACAGCAAAAAACCACTCAGAGGATCGAATTGATGCCTTTGAGATAGGCGCTAACGATTACATTGTAAAGCCTTTCGACCGACGTGAACTTCTCGCTCGGACAGCGACACATTTATCGCTTAAAGAGTCTGTAAAAGAGTTAACTATTAAAGCAAATGAGCTAACAGAAGTAAACGATCGATTAGAAGAGAAAGTGTTTGAGCGAACCGTGGAAATTCAAGAAATAAATCAGCAGCTCCGAAAGAAAAATAAAGAATTAATGGAGATTGAATCATCACGTATGCAATTACTGTCTAATATCTCCCATGAGCTTGGTACACCGATTACTTTCTTACAAGGGTACTTGCAAATGGTGAGAGAGGGAATTATTGATTACAACGACCATCATTACTTAGAGCTTGTGCAACAAAAAATTAAATTATTAGATCGTCTTATTTATGACTTATTTGACCTTGTAAAATTTGAATCAGGTCGTATGAGTATGGATATTGAATTAGTTAACGTCGAAGAGTGGATTGAGAGTATTCAACTTGTCATTGAGGGTGAGACAGAACACACTTCCTGCGACTTTTATTTTTTAGGGAATAAGGGAGATATACCTGCAAAAGAAGCTGAATTAAGTATTGATATGGAACGTATGAATCAAGTGATTGTAAATTTAGTCTCAAATGCGATCAAGCATACAGATGAGAGAGGCTTACTTACATTTTCTATCACAGTAAACGAATCAGGAGAGGAGCTTGGATTTAATGGGGAATTAATCTTAGAAATCCGTGATAATGGAGCGGGAATAGAGGCAGATAAACTGCCGTATATTTTTGAAAGATTTTTTAAATCATCCTCTGTTAATAGTAGTGGCGGAACTGGGTTAGGGCTCGCTATTACAAAACAGATTGTTGATTATCACAAGGGCAGCATTTGGGTAGAAAGTGAGTTAGGTGTTGGAACAGTCTTTTATATACGTTTACCATTGTATATTTCGACATTAGCACAGCCTATTAGTGAGGAGGGTACGTATGGGTAA